Proteins found in one Magnolia sinica isolate HGM2019 chromosome 5, MsV1, whole genome shotgun sequence genomic segment:
- the LOC131245536 gene encoding YTH domain-containing protein ECT4-like isoform X1: protein MATELKQQKPLEGVMKNLKIDRPSDVSHPTMVASKDGSPSDATSCISSSGDATGSVKESEVDHESLMAEQGVYYSPSSYYGYYYPGYDASFGEWDDQGYFYGTDGLDQYPAFPADNGSLLYYMPGFQPGYNPYSPYSPGGMVGVDGQYLSQQPYLSSPVFSQPMTSPGYYASPVPYGSEVAPAYLWDPSIFGDGALGSGFSGGPTVTGPKPNYPAASHTLAPPKPTLPSKSNILETKGSLPPLNVPPSTALHNQSLKPTNKVSQHGFQSPALLAKGYFPISKFPSFPSHGKSDLRYPNSPINIKANERGWGGTEKPKTRAKANGMSDFDLLNEQNRGPRTNSAKSAWVSEVGQAGSPGAEGKDNSSSSIIIRRDQYNHPDFPTKYEHAFFYVIKSYSEDDVHKSIKYNVWASTPNGNKRLDSAYQDAQERTGEKGSKCPVFLFFSVNASGQFCGIAEMTGHVDFNKNMDFWQQDKWNGFFPVKWHIIKDVPNPQFRHVILENNENKPVTNSRDTQEVKFPQGIEMLNIFKNFTAKTSILDDFGFYESRQKAMQEKRIRPLTLHPEQLQQKADEGQHVTKAGDSNSIVAGDQVIELASSKKNKEIKAGVEAK, encoded by the exons ATGGCGACGGAATTAAAACAGCAGAAGC CTCTCGAAGGTGTAATGAAGAATCTGAAAATAGATCGTCCCTCTGATGTCAGCCATCCTACTATG GTTGCTTCGAAGGATGGAAGCCCGTCTGATGCAACGTCCTGTATCTCCTCGTCAGGAGATGCGACAGGCAGTGTTAAGGAAAGTGAAGTGGATCATGAGTCTTTGATGGCTGAGCAAGGAGTGTATTATTCACCCAGTAGCTACTATGGATACTATTACCCAG GATATGACGCTTCGTTTGGAGAATGGGATGATCAGGGTTACTTTTATGGGACTGATGGATTGGATCAATATCCT gcCTTTCCAGCAGATAATGGATCTCTCCTTTACTATATGCCGGGGTTTCAACCTGGCTATAATCCTTACAGTCCATACTCACCTGGAGGTATGGTTGGTGTTGATGGACAATATTTGAGTCAACAACCATACTTATCGAGCCCAGTGTTTTCACAGCCCATGACTTCCCCAGGATATTACGCTTCTCCAGTTCCATATGGATCAGAAGTAGCACCAGCATATCTGTGGGATCCATCTATATTCGGTGATGGGGCCCTTGGTAGTGGCTTTAGTGGAGGTCCAACAGTCACCGGACCCAAGCCCAATTACCCTGCCGCAAGTCATACGCTTGCTCCTCCGAAACCTACACTACCCTCTAAATCTAATATACTAGAAACAAAAGGCTCCTTGCCACCATTGAATGTGCCTCCAAGCACTGCCCTTCATAACCAATCTCTGAAGCCAACAAATAAG GTATCACAACATGGGTTTCAATCCCCTGCTCTCCTGGCAAAGGGTTACTTTCCCATATCTAAGTTCCCATCATTCCCCAGCCATGGGAAGAGTGACTTGCGCTACCCAAACAGTCCTATCAATATCAAAGCAAACGAGCGAGGTTGGGGAGGCACTGAAAAGCCTAAAACGAGAGCCAAGGCCAATGGGATGAGTGATTTTGACTTGCTGAATGAACAGAACCGTGGCCCAAGAACCAATAGTGCCAAAAGTGCGTGGGTATCGGAGGTTGGTCAAGCTGGATCTCCTGGTGCTGAGGGCAAAGACAATAGCAGCAGCTCTATTATAATCAGGAGGGATCAATACAACCATCCAGACTTTCCAACCAAATATGAACATGCTTTTTTCTACGTAATAAAATCATACAGTGAGGATGATGTCCATAAAAGTATTAAGTATAATGTTTGGGCGAGCACTCCGAATGGAAATAAGAGGCTTGACAGTGCATACCAAGACGCGCAAGAGAGAACGGGGGAGAAAGGCAGCAAGTGCCctgtgtttcttttcttttcg GTAAATGCCAGTGGTCAGTTCTGTGGAATAGCTGAGATGACTGGCCATGTAGATTTCAACAAGAACATGGACTTCTGGCAGCAGGATAAGTGGAATGGATTTTTTCCGGTCAAGTGGCACATTATAAAGGATGTACCAAACCCACAGTTTCGTCATGTAATACTGGAGAACAATGAAAACAAACCCGTTACTAATAGCAGAGATACACAGGAG GTGAAATTTCCTCAAGGCATTGAAATGTTGAACATTTTTAAGAACTTCACTGCCAAGACATCCATATTGGATGACTTTGGGTTTTATGAAAGCCGGCAGAAAGCAATGCAGGAAAAGAGGATCAGACCACTGACGCTACACCCAGAGCAATTACAG CAGAAAGCAGATGAAGGCCAGCATGTGACCAAGGCAGGTGATTCAAATTCTATTGTTGCTGGTGACCAGGTGATTGAACTGGCTTCTTCTAAGAAGAACAAAGAAATTAAGGCGGGCGTTGAAGCCAAGTAG
- the LOC131245535 gene encoding plasma membrane-associated cation-binding protein 1-like yields MGNWISKVLSKIKKIFEKNSTQKAAAEQACKSFDDSKETINKEFEEKKAELQPKVIEIFEASSTEIKTIVKERKDAGIKKNSAAVHNFLEELVKIDFPGSKQVYEASSKYGPMAVSGPIVYVFEMVYDLFSTEEKEVQATISEASKEKEIGVEEEEEKEKNVEEKNREEEIEKEKSEIVMELVEPSKVKEEEEIPKP; encoded by the exons ATGGGTAACTGGATATCCAAGGTTCTTTCCAAGATCAAGAAGATCTTTGAGAAAAACAGTACACAAAAAGCTGCTGCTGAACAAGCATGCAAATCATTTGATGATTCCAAG GAAACCATCAACAAGGAGTTCGAAGAGAAGAAAGCAGAACTCCAACCCAAAGTAATTGAAATCTTTGAAGCTTCATCCACTGAAATTAAG ACAATTGTGAAGGAACGAAAGGATGCTGGAATCAAGAAGAACTCAGCAGCAGTTCATAATTTCTTGGAGGAATTAGTAAAAATTG ACTTTCCAGGATCCAAACAAGTCTATGAAGCATCTTCAAAATACGGGCCTATGGCAGTTTCAGGCCCAATCGTATATGTTTTTGAGATGGTGTATGACTTATTCAGTACAGAAGAGAAAGAAGTACAAGCAACAATTTCAGAAGCTAGCAAGGAGAAGGAAATTGgagtagaagaagaggaagagaaagagaagaacgTGGAGGAAAAGAACAGGGAGgaagaaatagagaaagaaaaatctgaaattgTGATGGAACTGGTGGAGCCATCAAAGgtcaaggaagaggaagaaatacCAAAGCCATAG
- the LOC131245536 gene encoding YTH domain-containing protein ECT4-like isoform X2 has translation MATELKQQKPLEGVMKNLKIDRPSDVSHPTMVASKDGSPSDATSCISSSGDATGSVKESEVDHESLMAEQGVYYSPSSYYGYYYPGYDASFGEWDDQGYFYGTDGLDQYPAFPADNGSLLYYMPGFQPGYNPYSPYSPGGMVGVDGQYLSQQPYLSSPVFSQPMTSPGYYASPVPYGSEVAPAYLWDPSIFGDGALGSGFSGGPTVTGPKPNYPAASHTLAPPKPTLPSKSNILETKGSLPPLNVPPSTALHNQSLKPTNKVSQHGFQSPALLAKGYFPISKFPSFPSHGKSDLRYPNSPINIKANERGWGGTEKPKTRAKANGMSDFDLLNEQNRGPRTNSAKSAWVSEVGQAGSPGAEGKDNSSSSIIIRRDQYNHPDFPTKYEHAFFYVIKSYSEDDVHKSIKYNVWASTPNGNKRLDSAYQDAQERTGEKGSKCPVFLFFSVNASGQFCGIAEMTGHVDFNKNMDFWQQDKWNGFFPVKWHIIKDVPNPQFRHVILENNENKPVTNSRDTQEVKFPQGIEMLNIFKNFTAKTSILDDFGFYESRQKAMQEKRIRPLTLHPEQLQKADEGQHVTKAGDSNSIVAGDQVIELASSKKNKEIKAGVEAK, from the exons ATGGCGACGGAATTAAAACAGCAGAAGC CTCTCGAAGGTGTAATGAAGAATCTGAAAATAGATCGTCCCTCTGATGTCAGCCATCCTACTATG GTTGCTTCGAAGGATGGAAGCCCGTCTGATGCAACGTCCTGTATCTCCTCGTCAGGAGATGCGACAGGCAGTGTTAAGGAAAGTGAAGTGGATCATGAGTCTTTGATGGCTGAGCAAGGAGTGTATTATTCACCCAGTAGCTACTATGGATACTATTACCCAG GATATGACGCTTCGTTTGGAGAATGGGATGATCAGGGTTACTTTTATGGGACTGATGGATTGGATCAATATCCT gcCTTTCCAGCAGATAATGGATCTCTCCTTTACTATATGCCGGGGTTTCAACCTGGCTATAATCCTTACAGTCCATACTCACCTGGAGGTATGGTTGGTGTTGATGGACAATATTTGAGTCAACAACCATACTTATCGAGCCCAGTGTTTTCACAGCCCATGACTTCCCCAGGATATTACGCTTCTCCAGTTCCATATGGATCAGAAGTAGCACCAGCATATCTGTGGGATCCATCTATATTCGGTGATGGGGCCCTTGGTAGTGGCTTTAGTGGAGGTCCAACAGTCACCGGACCCAAGCCCAATTACCCTGCCGCAAGTCATACGCTTGCTCCTCCGAAACCTACACTACCCTCTAAATCTAATATACTAGAAACAAAAGGCTCCTTGCCACCATTGAATGTGCCTCCAAGCACTGCCCTTCATAACCAATCTCTGAAGCCAACAAATAAG GTATCACAACATGGGTTTCAATCCCCTGCTCTCCTGGCAAAGGGTTACTTTCCCATATCTAAGTTCCCATCATTCCCCAGCCATGGGAAGAGTGACTTGCGCTACCCAAACAGTCCTATCAATATCAAAGCAAACGAGCGAGGTTGGGGAGGCACTGAAAAGCCTAAAACGAGAGCCAAGGCCAATGGGATGAGTGATTTTGACTTGCTGAATGAACAGAACCGTGGCCCAAGAACCAATAGTGCCAAAAGTGCGTGGGTATCGGAGGTTGGTCAAGCTGGATCTCCTGGTGCTGAGGGCAAAGACAATAGCAGCAGCTCTATTATAATCAGGAGGGATCAATACAACCATCCAGACTTTCCAACCAAATATGAACATGCTTTTTTCTACGTAATAAAATCATACAGTGAGGATGATGTCCATAAAAGTATTAAGTATAATGTTTGGGCGAGCACTCCGAATGGAAATAAGAGGCTTGACAGTGCATACCAAGACGCGCAAGAGAGAACGGGGGAGAAAGGCAGCAAGTGCCctgtgtttcttttcttttcg GTAAATGCCAGTGGTCAGTTCTGTGGAATAGCTGAGATGACTGGCCATGTAGATTTCAACAAGAACATGGACTTCTGGCAGCAGGATAAGTGGAATGGATTTTTTCCGGTCAAGTGGCACATTATAAAGGATGTACCAAACCCACAGTTTCGTCATGTAATACTGGAGAACAATGAAAACAAACCCGTTACTAATAGCAGAGATACACAGGAG GTGAAATTTCCTCAAGGCATTGAAATGTTGAACATTTTTAAGAACTTCACTGCCAAGACATCCATATTGGATGACTTTGGGTTTTATGAAAGCCGGCAGAAAGCAATGCAGGAAAAGAGGATCAGACCACTGACGCTACACCCAGAGCAATTACAG AAAGCAGATGAAGGCCAGCATGTGACCAAGGCAGGTGATTCAAATTCTATTGTTGCTGGTGACCAGGTGATTGAACTGGCTTCTTCTAAGAAGAACAAAGAAATTAAGGCGGGCGTTGAAGCCAAGTAG